One stretch of Cryptococcus neoformans var. neoformans B-3501A chromosome 5, whole genome shotgun sequence DNA includes these proteins:
- a CDS encoding hypothetical protein (Match to EST gb|CF193524.1|CF193524; HMMPfam hit to UPF0103, Protein of unknown function DUF52, score: 247.2, E(): 2.7e-71) gives MSGVREATHAGSWYTSSRPGLHKQLSQNLSAVKPISTLDYDPPVSNAKAIIAPHAGYSYSGPAAAWAYAAVPTEKIKRVFLLGPSHHAYLPGVALSKFEAYETPLGDIPLDTDTINELRDTGIFSDMKSSTDEDEHSLEMHLPYIRLIFQGRDDLKLVPILVGHPSASTSAKLSEALAKYWQDGETFFVISSDFCHWGSRFSCTPYYPNIPPLANPVPPVKSSTSATPGTLTQPPELVKKFSSASSNPDVPIWKSIEYMDHEGMDLLRKPGEDGAVEKWHGYLERTKNTICGRNPITVLLNLVQFVYKNQPVKPEFVFVRYEQSSKCVNGKDSSVSYVSGVLRLPQ, from the exons ATGTCTGG CGTACGCGAAGCCACCCACGCAGGCAGTTGGTACACCTCTTCCC GCCCTGGGCTCCATAAGCAACTTAGTCAGAACCTTTCTGCAGTCAAACCTATCTCTACATTAGATTACGACCCACCCGTAAGCAATGCTAAAGCGATCATTGCGCCGCATGCGGGATATAGCTATTCGGGACCTGCCGCAGCGTGGGCTTATGCGGCTGTACCTACAGAGAAAAT TAAGAGAGTATTTTTATTGGGCCCTTCGCATCATGCCTACTTGCCGGGGGTAGCGCTTTCCAAGTTTGAAGCGTATGAGACGCCTTTAGGGGATATTCCTCTTGATACAGACA CTATCAATGAACTTCGCGATACAGGGATATTCTCTGACATGAAATCCTCTACTGACGAGGACGAACATTCGTTGGAGATGCATTTGCCCTATATTAGGTTGATCTTCCAAGG GAGGGATGATCTCAAGCTTGTTCCGATCCTCGTGGGACACCCCAGTGCTTCGACCAGTGCAAAGCTCAGTGAAGCTCTTGCCAAATACTGGCAAGATGGTGAGACCTTCTTTGTGATCTCCAGCGATTTCTGCCACTG GGGGAGCAGATTCTCATGCACTCCATACTATCCAAACATCCCGCCTTTGGCCAATCCCGTGCCTCCCGTCAAATCGTCCACTTCAGCCACTCCTGGCACTCTCACCCAGCCTCCTGAGCTTGTCAAAAAGTTTTCTTCCGCCAGCTCCAATCCGGATGTGCCTATCTGGAAGTCTATCGAGTACATGGATCATGAAGGTATGGACCTTTTGCGCAAGcctggagaagatggtgctGTTGAGAAGTGGCATGGGTACTTGGAAAGGACCAAG AATACAATTTGCGGTCGAAATCCTATTACTGTACTCCTCAATCTCGTCCAGTTTGTGTACAAAAATCAACCGGTTAAGCCCGAGTTTGTTTTTGTAAGGTATGAGCAAAGCAGTAAATGTGTGAATGGAAAGGACAGTAGCGTCAGTTATGTTAGCGGGGTCTTAAGGCTCCCTCAGTGA
- a CDS encoding hypothetical protein (HMMPfam hit to DUF1000, Domain of Unknown Function (DUF1000), score: 162.9, E(): 6.7e-46) → MSCSHEAHDHDHGHDGHSHDVPLESSPLDSLYTQIDLPNVMALNAEGGGEAGRKVTKSWDMKEDDTIWLESEIDDELIIKIPFTSSVSLRSITLKSGPGGHTPSEMHLFRDNPGLDFSDASSSSPTQSFDVVPRKEGVEYQVKAAKFNGLTSLTIFFPGNTADDDEETTKVYYIGLRGSWKPLPNRPGVIIYESSANPADHKVPGVNAGGATHRPGY, encoded by the exons ATGTCCTGCTCACACGAAGCCCACGATCATGACCATGGGCATGACGGTCATTCGCACGACGTTCCTCTTGAATCATCCCCTCTTGACTCGCTCTATACTCAGATTGACCTTCCTAATGTGATGGCGCTTAATGCTGAGGGAGGAGGCGAAGCCGGAAGAAAGGTGACCAA GAGCTGGGAtatgaaagaagatgacacGATC TGGCTAGAAAGCGAGATAGATGATGAGCTTATTATTAAGA TCCCCTTCACATCTTCAGTCTCTCTCCGATCTATCACTCTCAAGTCGGGACCTGGTGGCCATACTCCAAGCGAGATGCACCTT TTTAGAGATAACCCAGGCTTGGACTTTAGTGACgcgtcatcatcttctccaacccAGTCCTTTGATGTTGTcccaagaaaagaaggcgTCGAATATCAAGTCAA AGCAGCCAAGTTTAACGGTCTTACTTCTCTtacaatcttcttccccggTAATACcgctgatgatgacgaggagacAACCAAAGTCTATTACATCGGTTTGAGAGGATCTTGGAAGCCGCTGCCCAATCGACCGGGCGTTATCATCTACGAGTCATCAGCCAATCCAGCTGACCATAAGGTGCCTGGTGTCAACGCTGGTGGTGCAACTCACCGACCTGGGTATTAG
- a CDS encoding hypothetical protein (HMMPfam hit to DUF1348, Protein of unknown function (DUF1348), score: 189.5, E(): 6.4e-54) encodes MSLRALTYSSSVLYKPFALRSVRGLATKAADVPPLPPFNDETAHKKVKAAQDKWNTKNPSLISPAYTPTSIWRNRDEFFSGTAAIEDFLTRKWEKEKNYRLRKELFAFNGNRIAVEFWYEYSETDDPSSQWYRTYGLEHWVFAEDGRMKSRQMSGNTVKIANEERWFKDGVDVNEGQIPPGHISSEK; translated from the exons ATGTCTCTTCGAGCCCTCACATACTCCTCTAGCGTTCTGTACAAGCCCTTTGCACTGAGGAGCGTAAGAGGTTTGGCCACTAAGGCTGCAGACGTACCGCCTTTACCGCCTTTCAACGACGAGACGGCGCACAA GAAAGTGAAGGCAGCCCAAGACAAATGGA ATACTAAAAACCCCTCTCTTATATCCCCAGCCTACACTCCAACTTCGATCTGGCGCAACCGAGATGAATTCTTTTCGGGCACCGCTGCCATCGAGGACTTTCTGACAAGGAAGtgggaaaaagagaagaactACAGATTGCGAAAGGAGCTCTTTGCTTTTAATGGGAATAGAAT TGCGGTCGAATTCTGGTACGAGTATTCAGAGACGGATGATCCCTCCAGTCAGTGGTACAGGACTTACGGTCTCGAACATTGG GTTTTTGCGGAAGATGGGCGGATGAAAAGCCGGCAGATGAGTGGGAACACTGTCAAGATCGCAAATGAGGAGAGATGGTTTAAAGATGGAGTAGACGTAAAC GAAGGACAGATTCCCCCAGGCCACATCTCTTCTGAAAAGTGA
- a CDS encoding hypothetical protein (Match to ESTs gb|CF184810.1|CF184810, gb|CF184537.1|CF184537, gb|CF183275.1|CF183275) has translation MSDPQQAAHNHALLMEAITKAARKYPKPEDVNYTYGTAGFRTLATKLPSVVLRVALLAVLRSKRLEGATVGVMVTASHNPEPDNGVKLVDPSGEMLDATWEAHATALANCPSTESLLSTFTTLVTHLRVDLSQPASVVYARDTRPSGPELIAALEEGLKAFGEGVNISDIGVTTTPILHYVVKATNVKDGAYGKPSIEGYMEKMSSAFKTLIGNKTLSPLYVDCANGVGAQALVQLEKHIGDIFTVNPINTDTTTPGALNHQCGADFVKTRQALPPSVQKAGFLSKPGTRACSFDGDADRIVYYYVDEHKGTFRLLDGDKIAVMVAMFLGDLVKKAKLGEDNELTVGVVQTAYANGSSTKYLTSRNIPVACVSTGVKHLHHAAQRFDIGVYFEANGHGTVLFSPSTITTLQSFQPSSPDTANAVKHLLALYDLINQAVGDALSDMLLVETVLAHRGWGAIEWDAGYEDLPNRLVKVEVPDRTIFVATDAERRLESPPGLQAKIEAAMGKYEMGRSFVRPSGTEDCVRVYAEAALSPETDALASTVTDLVRQASGMV, from the exons ATGTCCGACCCTCAGCAAGCTGCTCACAACCATGCCCTGCTCATGGAGGCAATCACAAAGGCCGCACGCAAGTACCCCAAGCCGGAGGATGTCAACTATACATACGGAACCGCTGGGTTTAGAACTCT CGCTACCAAGCTTCCTTCAGTCGTGTTGCGAGttgcccttcttgctgTTCTCAGGTCAAAACGGCTCGAAGGGGCTACTGTCGGTGTCATGGTCACCGCATCCCACAATCCTGAACCT GACAACGGTGTCAAGCTTGTGGACCCATCCGGTGAAATGCTCGACGCCACTTGGGAAGCTCACGCTACAGCACTTGCCAACTGTCCCTCTACCGAATCTCTACTTTCTACCTTTACCACTCTGGTTACCCACTTGCGTGTAGACCTTTCCCAACCGGCATCTGTCGTCTACGCCAGGGACACTCGTCCGTCAGGACCGGAGCTTATCGCTGCTTTAGAGGAGGGTTTGAAGGCGTTTGGAGAGGGAGTCAATATTTCGGACATAGGGGTAACCACTACTCCCATTTTACATTATGTTGTGAAGGCGACAAATGTTAAAGATGGAGCATATGGCAAGCCTTCTATCGAAGGATAcatggagaagatgtcTAGTGCTTTCAAGACGCTCATC GGCAATAAGAcgctctctcctctttaCGTTGACTGTGCCAACGGCGTCGGCGCCCAAGCACTCGTTCAGTTGGAAAAGCACATTGGCGATATATTCACCGTTAACCCCATCAACACCGATACCACTACTCCCGGCGCTCTCAACCACCAGTGCGGTGCCGACTTTGTCAAGACCCGccaagctcttcctccttctgttCAAAAGGCCGGATTTTTGAGCAAACCTGGCACTCGGGCTTGCTCTTTCGATGGTGACGCCGATAGAATCGTCTATTATTACGTTGATGAGCACAAAGGGACCTTCAGGTTGTTGGATGGTGACAAGATTGCCGTGATGGTGGCAATGTTTTTGGGGGATTTGGTCAAGAAAGCCAAGTTGGGTGAAGATAATGAGCTTACTGTTGGTGTTGTTCAAACGGCTTATGCCAACGGAAGCTCTACAAAGTACCTTACTAGC CGAAACATCCCTGTCGCATGTGTCTCCACCGGTGTCAAGCACCTCCACCATGCCGCTCAACGTTTTGACATTGGTGTCTACTTTGAAGCCAACGGCCACGGCActgttcttttctctccttcgaCCATCACCACACTTCAATCTTTCCAGCCCTCCTCCCCCGATACTGCCAATGCAGTTAAGCACCTTTTGGCTTTGTATGATCTTATCAACCAAGCTGTTGGTGACGCCCTTTCAGATATGTTGCTTGTGGAGACTGTTCTTGCGCACCGAGGATGGGGAGCCATTGAATGGGATGCTGGGTACGAAGATTTGCCCAATAGACTCGTCAAGGTGGAAGTCCCTGACCGAACTATTTTTGTCGCGACGGATGCCGAGCGGAGATTGGAGAGTCCTCCAGGTTTGCAGGCAAAGATTGAGGCTGCAATGGGCAAGTATGAGATGGGTAGGTCATTTGTGAGGCCTAGTGGTACTGAGGACTGTGTGAGAGTGTATGCCGAGGCAGCGTTAAGTCCCGAGACTGATG CTTTGGCTTCTACCGTCACTGACCTCGTTCGACAGGCTAGTGGGATGGTCTAG
- a CDS encoding hypothetical protein (Match to EST gb|CF193447.1|CF193447): MATTPSMDDYRERIKAREEHVRESWIKAMEARIVRDELQKCYRGEGVNQLQNCKVLAEKYAAMIRDNKVKGYKQVDPDM; encoded by the exons ATGGCCACAACACCATCTATGGACGATTACCGGG AGCGTATCAAGGCTCGCGAAGAACACGTTAGGGAATCATGGATCAAGGCTATGGAGGCTCGTATTGTCCGAGACGAGCTCCAAAAGTGCTACCGAGGAGAGGGTGTTAATCAGTTGCAAAACTGCAAGGTGTTGGCGGAGAAGTACGCAGCGATGATCAGGGATAACAAG GTGAAGGGCTACAAGCAGGTTGATCCTGATATGTAG
- a CDS encoding hypothetical protein (HMMPfam hit to HATPase_c, Histidine kinase-, DNA gyrase B-, and HSP90-like ATPase, score: 40.5, E(): 4.6e-09; HMMPfam hit to HSP90, Hsp90 protein, score: 384.3, E(): 1.5e-112): MRLPRLFSVVLACIAGLSVVCGQEVKTFKYESDITRLRSLVIHSLYSHKDVFLRELLSNANDALEKLRLTALTDRSVMSAGEGNITIEVVLDEGSAGKTGQIIIKDTGIGMTEHELEKNLGTIARSGTSEFLKRADAGGVDGNLIGQFGLGFYSCFLVSSTVRVSSLPPATKENPNPVQHTFVSSSSGDSFEIFPDPRGNTLGRGTEIVLTIEEEEKEWLSVTKLKGLIEKHSAFSTTFPIYIKEKKTSQVPIESEDEFDDEDAIVDENEQKFETVTEEQWVRVNDKPPIWMRQPKEVEETEYRDFFTALAKDPQAETLGWSHFKGDTGDGVSFRAIMYIPSQLPKDFWQKITSGINNVRLMVKRVFITDDLGEEFMPRWLSFLKVVVDADDLPLNVSRETLQNTRFLSQLQRILVRKAIDLFTRIATEQPKKYEEISQLYGNAFRLGVLESKKDHVKLAKLLRFESTRTNYTSLEEYVENRKEGQTQIYYMAGVGEKIDDLKRSPFVEKLIARGYEVLLLNLPSDEPMMGALGNFMGMRTQDVSKKGLKYGDENEHEAEKKELEAQKIAFKPLVDWLKKDLKGQISDVVLTNRLVTSPCTVVVDHMGWSANMQRIMAAQAEAHDDPMFQVMKNLPKVLEINPKSPLIEGLLEKVLELPTTDEEDEDALKKSDEEEELTETVRVLLDTTLVRSGFSVADPTSYFERVEALLRKSLGVSLSAQPQVDVRPAPPTAMGPLDEDGVPSDDFDYDNGMAQEAMGGADEWLDWADMKKQMGHDEL, translated from the exons ATGAGGCTGCCTAGGCTGTTCTCTGTCGTGCTTGCCTGCATCGCGGGTCTTTCCGTGGTTTGCGGGCAGGAAGTCAAGACATTCAAGTACGAG TCTGATATTACTCGTCTGAGATCTCTAGTTATCCATTCTCTCTACTCCCACAAAGATGTCTTCCTTCGGGAACTTCTTTCAAACGCCAACGATGCCCTCGAGAAACTTCGACTTACTGCACTCACCGATCGATCTGTCATGTCTGCGGGTGAAGGAAACATCACTATTGAAGTAGTATTGGACGAAGGAAGTGCCGGCAAGACTGGACAAATTATCATCAAAGATACCGGTATCGGTATGACTGAACATGAACTGGAGAAGAACTTGGGAACAATTGCAAGAAGTGGAACGAGCGAGTTTTTGAAGCGAGCTGATGCTGGGGGTGTAGATGGGAATTTGATCGGACAGTTCG GTCTTGGTTTCTACAGCTGTTTCCTTGTCTCTTCCACAGTCCGcgtctcttctcttcctcctgcgACCAAAGAGAACCCCAATCCCGTCCAACACACTTTtgtctcatcttcctccggGGATTCATTTGAGATTTTCCCAGACCCTCGCGGAAACACTTTGGGTCGGGGCACCGAGATTGTGCTCACaattgaggaggaagagaaggagtggTTGTCTGTTACCAAGCTCAAAGGTTTGAT TGAGAAGCACTCTGCCTTTTCCACTACTTTCCCCATTTAtatcaaggaaaagaaaacatCCCAGGTTCCCATCGAATCTGAAGATGAATttgacgacgaagatgCGATCGTTGACGAGAACGAGCAAAAGTTCGAGACTGTAACAGAAGAGCAATGGGTCCGCGTCAATGATAAGCCTCCTATTTGGATGAGGCAA CCCAAGGAAGTTGAGGAGACCGAATACCGGGACTTCTTCACGGCTCTCGCCAAAGACCCTCAAGCTGAGACTTTGGGTTGGTCTCATTTCAAGGGTGATACTGGCGATGGTGTCTCATTCCGCGCCATTATGTACATCCCATCCCAGCTTCCCAAGGACTTTTGGCAGAAGATTACTAGTGGCATCAATAACGTTAGGTTGATGGTAAAGAGGGTCTTCATTACAGATGACTTGGGTGAAGAATTCATGCCAAGATGGCTGAGCTTCTTGAAGGTGGTCGTGGATG CTGATGATCTTCC CCTCAATGTATCCCGAGAAACCCTTCAGAACACTCGTTTCCTCTCGCAACTTCAGCGAATCCTCGTCCGAAAGGCTATCGACCTCTTCACCCGCATCGCCACCGAACAGCCCAAGAAGTACGAAGAAATCTCTCAGCTTTATGGAAACGCCTTCCGCTTGGGAGTACTGGAGAGTAAAAAGGACCATGTCAAGCTTGCCAAACTCTTGAGATTTGAGAGCACCAGGACCAACTACACGAGCTTGGAGGAGTATGTGGAGAATAGGAAAGAGGGCCAGACTCAG ATCTACTATATGGCGGGTGTCGGggagaagattgatgaTTTGAAGCGATCGCCATTCGTCGAGAAGCTCATTGCTCGAGGGTACGAGGTCCTGCTCTTGAACCTCCCTTCCGATGAGCCTATGATGGGTGCTTTGGGCAACTTCAT GGGAATGAGGACTCAAGATGTTTCAAAGAAAGGCCTGAAGTATggtgatgagaatgaacacgaggccgagaagaaggaactGGAGGCCCAAAAAATTGCTTTCAAACCCCTTGTCGAttggttgaagaaggatctGAAAGGTCAGATCAGTGACG TTGTCCTCACCAACCGGCTAGTCACCTCACCCTGTACCGTCGTCGTCGACCATATGGGCTGGTCTGCCAACATGCAGCGAATTATGGCGGCTCAGGCTGAGGCTCATGACGACCCTATGTTCCAAGTTATGAAGAACTTACCCAAGGTGCTCGAGATCAACCCGAAATCACCTCTCATTGAAGGCCTCTTGGAAAAGGTTTTAGAGTTGCCTACGAcagatgaggaggacgaggatgcgttgaagaagagcgacgaagaagaggaattgACTGAAACTGTCAGGGTGTTGTTGGACACCACCCTGGTCAGGAGTGGCTTCAGTGTTGCTGACCCCACTAG CTACTTTGAGCGCGTAGAAGCCCTCCTCCGGAAGAGCCTTGGTGTATCCCTTTCTGCACAGCCTCAAGTTGATGTCCGACCTGCCCCTCCAACTGCCATGGGCCCTCTTGACGAAGATGGCGTTCCTTCTGACGACTTTGATTACGACAATGGGATGGCCCAAGAAGCCATGGGTGGAGCTGATGAATGGTTAGACTGGGCTGATATGAAGAAGCAAATGGGGCATGACGAGCTCTAA
- a CDS encoding hypothetical protein (HMMPfam hit to AMP-binding, AMP-binding enzyme, score: 325.3, E(): 8.6e-95), which yields MKRSRARRKIHRVCLALYIRSRNVDTWNISLSAMEKQLSIAECDRILTGPGSPMETEEKVIFGRRLTVWKHLPSTFRDFLIFNLQKYSQREFISSPLPLREPFKSSETLTDKVDPREHLTFGDVLDRSLKLAAWMRSRGIKMGDRVVIGGKNCTGWIVSFIAVHLIGAVTVCLNCWVPREQMVYSIKMVEPSLALLDEERAEILGPFTHVKENGLPPMFCWAESGHLPSVVEIYSTPNNQRTKEVLDGVGLDGLGPESDAVIFYSSGTSGFPKAVLSTQRMALSNAISGMVATARAVLRAGLPLPQPPKPTDPQRVVLLSIPLFHVTGCLSWLLRAITNGSKFVTSRKWDVKEAVRLIVEEGVHTVGGVPAIASQILQSPDLPDNTTLDSIFYGGAPPSKHMANEVRKRWPKAAVIHGYGLTETNAVACAVCGADYLSRPDSTGPPVPICEIRIVNPDTRKALPTGQQGLILIKGAQVMKCYYGNEQATKQAIDEEGWLDTGDAGYLDEEGFLFIKDRLKDLIIRGGENIASVDVENALTSHPHIDEVAAIALPHPILGEVVGAAVTLRESAKARGVKVTEESILGHVRSKLPKHAVPAMVMIWEGSLPKNVNGKTMKKEIKSVAIKEWERRQGANSRGAKAKL from the exons ATGAAACGGAGCCGCGCGCGACGAAAGATCCATCGGGTGTGCCTGGCTCTGTATATCCGGAGTCGAAATGTTGACACATGGAACATTTCTTTGTCG GCCATGGAAAAGCAGCTCAGCATAGCAGAGT GTGACCGCATCTTGACAGGTCCTGGCTCTCCGATGGAGaccgaggagaaggtgatcTTTGGTAGACGTCTGACTGTATGGAAGCAT CTGCCCTCAACGTTTCGAGACTTCCTGATCTTCAACCTCCAGAAGTACTCTCAGAGAGAGTTCATATCATCGCCTTTACCTCTAAGGGAACCTTTCAAATCATCCGAAACCCTTACTGACAAAGTCGATCCAAGAGAACACCTGACTTTTGGTGATGTTTTGGACCGTTCACTGAAATTGGCAGCATGGATGCGCAGTCGAGGGATAAAAATGGGGGATAGAGTAGTAATTGGGGGTAAAAACTGTACTGG CTGGATCGTGTCGTTTATCGCTGTCCATCTGATCGGCGCAGTCACTGTGTGCTTGAATTGCTGGGT TCCAAGAGAGCAAATGGTTTACTCAATAAAGATGGTCGAGCCGAGCTTAGCACTTCTGGACGAAGAGCGTGCAGAGATCCTCGGCCCATTCACCCACGTCAAGGAGAATGGCCTTCCTCCT ATGTTCTGCTGGGCAGAATCAGGACATTTACCTTCGGTTGTGGAGATCTACAGCACCCCCAACAATCAACGGACAAAAGAAGTTTTGGATGGCGTGGGTCTCGATGGACTTGGACCCGAAAGCGATGCTGTCATTTTCTATTCCTCTGG GACGAGTGGCTTCCCGAAAGCTGTTCTGAGTACTCAACGGATGGCCTTGTCCAACGCCATCTCTGGCATGGTCG CCACGGCCCGAGCAGTCCTTCGCGCCGGCCTTCCCCTCCCTCAGCCGCCCAAGCCGACTGACCCCCAACGAGTCGTTCTCCTTTCAATCCCCCTTTTCCACGTTACTGGTTGTCTCTCCTGGCTTCTCCGTGCAATCACTAATGGTTCAAAATTTGTCACCTCTCGAAAGTGGGATGTCAAGGAAGCTGTGAGGCTGATTGTTGAGGAAGGGGTTCATACCGTGGGAGG TGTACCGGCTATTGCCAGTCAGATTTTACAGTCGCCTGACCTACCCGATAACACTACCCTCGACAGCATCTTTTACGGAGGAGCGCCTCCTAGCAAACACATGGCCAATGAAGTGAGGAAACGATGGCCCAAAGCAGCTGT CATCCATGGATACGGTTTGACAGAGACAAACGCTGTTGCTTGCGCCGTCTGTGGTGCCGACTATCTTTCACGTCCTGACAGCAC TGGCCCTCCTGTACCCATCTGCGAAATCCGCATTGTAAACCCCGATACTCGAAAAGCATTGCCCACGGGCCAGCAAGGACTTATTCTGATCAAAGGCGCTCAGGTCATGAAATGTTATTACGGGAATGAGC AGGCCACGAAGCAAGCAATTGATGAGGAGGGCTGGTTGGATACAGGTGATGCTGGATATctcgatgaagaagggttcTTGTTCATCAAAGATCGCT TGAAGGATCTCATTATCCGCGGCGGCGAGAAC ATCGCATCAGTGGACGTGGAAAACGCCCTTACCTCTCATCCGCATATTGACGAAGTCGCAGCAATCGCCCTTCCACATCCGATCCTTGGGGAAGTTGTGGGTGCTGCAGTCACGCTTCGTGAATCTGCAAAGGCAAGAGGGGTAAAGGTGACGGAAGAAAGTATCTTGGGACATGTCAGAAGCAAACTGCCGAAACATGCCGTGCCTGCCATGGTAATGATTTGGGAAGGGAGTCTGC CGAAAAACGTGAATGGTAAAAccatgaagaaggagatcAAAAGTGTAGCCATCAAAGAATGGGAACGAAGGCAGGGTGCGAATAGCAGGGGAGCCAAAGCGAAGCTTTAA